One Oncorhynchus masou masou isolate Uvic2021 chromosome 18, UVic_Omas_1.1, whole genome shotgun sequence DNA window includes the following coding sequences:
- the LOC135504239 gene encoding tumor necrosis factor receptor superfamily member 9-like: MHLVLRVLCFSLLIPGCLSSTGEIAIGCAQWRTSAGSPDICCESCHPGNRLVTPCGPDPKKLCVPCRNETYTTDTTSLSCRRCTQCVGGALTLKKACTRSKDTECDCKAGLRCGDGHCSFCVQECGKGQEPLPAARSCRNCPVGTFSDQIHEKCKPWRTSCPHPHEHIVAFGDAVSDSKCGITNNSIPQVITLPTKRGSEDGTGLVWAITASCGVFIILIILFLVIIINNNKRKPEKTTHNEPNLIVPTPPTDEPRSLIEVSFHHPQQEQGSSSETLHSQDSETKLLPV, translated from the exons ATGCATCTGGTACTCAGGGTactgtgtttctctctgctcATACCGGGCTGTCTGAGTAGCACTGGCGAGATAGCGATAGGCTGTGCGCAATGGAGAACCTCTGCTGGTTCTCCGGATATCTGCTGTGAAAGCTGCCATCCAG GGAACCGTCTGGTGACTCCCTGTGGTCCAGACCCGAAAAAGCTGTGTGTTCCCTGTAGGAATGAGACCTACACAACTGACACGACATCACTCTCCTGTCGCAGGTGTACTCAGTGCGTAG gtggggcACTGACCCTTAAGAAGGCCTGTACAAGAAGCAAGGACACAGAGTGTGACTGTAAGGCAGGACTCAGATGTGGTGATGGCCACTGCTCCTTTTGTGTCCAGGAGTGTGGAAAGGGCCAGGAACCTCTTCCCGCTGCAC GCTCCTGCCGGAATTGTCCAGTTGGGACCTTCAGTGACCAAATCCATGAGAAGTGTAAGCCTTGGAGAACAAG CTGTCCCCATCCCCATGAACACATTGTGGCCTTTGGAGATGCAGTTAGTGACAGCAAGTGTGGCATTACCAACAATTCAATCCCACAAGTGATTACCTTACCTACGAAACGAGGCTCTGAAG ATGGCACAGGGCTGGTTTGGGCTATAACGGCCTCGTGTGGAGTCTTTATCATCCTTATTATCTTGTTTCtggtcatcatcatcaacaacaacaaaaggaaaCCAGAGAAGACAACCCACAATGAGCCAAACCTTATTGTGCCAACTCCTCCTACAG ATGAGCCGAGGAGCCTGATAGAGGTCAGTTTCCACCACCCTCAGCAGGAACAGGGCAGCAGTTCTGAAACACTGCACTCCCAGGACTCTGAGACCAAGCTCCTGCCTGTGTGA